A stretch of Anaeromyxobacter dehalogenans 2CP-1 DNA encodes these proteins:
- a CDS encoding CHASE domain-containing sensor histidine kinase: protein MPNRRRPPVVVLRTHAVPAAVAAISLAAALASWQYVRAAVQAQEAARFRERATAGTDAIRDRMNAYVAMLRATRGFVEATGGEPDRIGFRAYVQSTELTRYYRGIQGLGWSRALLPRDLEAHVAAVRAQWDPGYRVWPEGERALYSSIVFLEPLDWRNRRAIGFDMFSEPVRRAAMERARDSGDVAASGPVELVQEAGSERQAGFLVYLPVYARAPRSLQERRELLRGWVYAPFRATDLLRSTLDDAPARTIGLAVYDGEAETTDALLYDDGTAARGGALTTAQRLEVAGRTWTVRHTATAAFVSLTDRALPGLVLGVGAALTVLLFWITRSEVMARGRAEQDARRTAFLAAASQRLASDLDYRRTLPEVARLAAERVADACVGCVVEPTGPLWFAGHREPARAEGWLAAAAAAGLDPEGRTGIAAALSTGQPHEVDHAPDRLPHFARSPAVAARLREERVEALLSVPLVVRGEPVGAVTLLSAHGPFDAHDRALAEDLARLLAAAVDTARLTWRAQDAVRVRDEFLSIASHELKTPLTSLALQSDSLRASAGRGDADALVRKSEVIRRSVDRLTRLVASLLDLSRINAGRLELELEPVDLAEVARDVVARFEEEASRAACPLSLEAPEPVVGRWDRVRLDQVLTNLLGNAVKYGPGRPVEVRVRTDGDRALLSVRDHGIGISAADQRRIFERFERAVSRRHYGGFGLGLWIVREIVEVLGGTVRVESTPGAGSTFTVTLSRAPEAAATHRAGAATTSPPPTA, encoded by the coding sequence ATGCCCAACCGCCGCCGCCCGCCCGTCGTCGTCCTCCGCACGCACGCGGTGCCCGCGGCGGTGGCCGCCATCAGCCTCGCCGCCGCGCTCGCGTCGTGGCAGTACGTCCGCGCCGCGGTCCAGGCCCAGGAGGCGGCGCGCTTTCGCGAGCGCGCCACCGCCGGCACCGACGCGATCCGCGACCGGATGAACGCGTACGTGGCGATGCTGCGCGCCACGCGCGGCTTCGTCGAGGCGACCGGCGGCGAGCCGGACCGGATCGGCTTCCGCGCCTACGTCCAGAGCACGGAGCTCACCCGCTACTACCGCGGCATCCAGGGCCTCGGCTGGAGCCGGGCGCTCCTGCCCCGCGACCTGGAGGCGCACGTGGCCGCGGTGCGGGCGCAGTGGGACCCCGGCTACCGCGTCTGGCCGGAGGGCGAGCGCGCGCTCTACTCCAGCATCGTCTTCCTCGAGCCGCTGGACTGGCGCAACCGCCGGGCGATCGGCTTCGACATGTTCTCCGAGCCGGTCCGGCGCGCGGCGATGGAGCGGGCGCGCGACAGCGGCGACGTGGCCGCGTCCGGGCCGGTGGAGCTGGTGCAGGAGGCCGGCAGCGAGCGCCAGGCCGGGTTCCTCGTCTACCTGCCGGTGTACGCTCGGGCGCCGCGCTCGCTGCAGGAGCGGCGCGAGCTGCTGCGCGGGTGGGTGTACGCGCCGTTCCGCGCCACCGACCTGCTGCGCTCCACGCTCGACGACGCGCCGGCGCGCACCATCGGGCTGGCGGTGTACGACGGCGAGGCGGAGACGACCGATGCCCTGCTGTACGACGACGGGACCGCCGCCCGGGGCGGCGCGCTCACGACCGCGCAGCGCCTGGAGGTGGCCGGCCGCACCTGGACCGTGCGCCACACCGCCACCGCCGCGTTCGTCTCGCTCACCGACCGCGCGCTCCCGGGCCTGGTGCTGGGGGTGGGCGCGGCGCTCACGGTGCTGCTGTTCTGGATCACCCGGTCCGAGGTGATGGCGCGCGGCCGCGCCGAGCAGGACGCGCGCCGCACCGCGTTCCTCGCCGCCGCCAGCCAGCGGCTGGCCTCGGACCTCGACTACCGGCGCACGCTGCCGGAGGTGGCCCGGCTCGCCGCCGAGCGGGTGGCGGACGCGTGCGTGGGCTGCGTGGTCGAGCCCACCGGGCCGCTGTGGTTCGCCGGCCACCGCGAGCCGGCGCGGGCCGAGGGCTGGCTGGCCGCGGCCGCCGCCGCCGGGCTGGATCCGGAGGGGCGCACCGGGATCGCGGCCGCCCTGTCCACCGGCCAGCCGCACGAGGTGGACCACGCGCCGGACCGCCTGCCCCACTTCGCGCGCTCGCCGGCGGTCGCGGCGCGGCTGCGCGAGGAGCGGGTGGAGGCGCTGCTCAGCGTGCCGCTGGTGGTCCGGGGCGAGCCGGTCGGCGCCGTGACCCTGCTCTCCGCGCACGGCCCGTTCGACGCCCACGACCGCGCGCTCGCCGAGGACCTGGCCCGGCTGCTCGCCGCCGCGGTCGACACCGCGCGGCTCACCTGGCGCGCCCAGGACGCGGTGCGCGTCCGCGACGAGTTCCTCTCCATCGCCTCGCACGAGCTGAAGACCCCGCTCACCTCGCTCGCGCTCCAGTCCGACAGCCTGCGCGCCAGCGCCGGGCGCGGCGACGCGGACGCGCTCGTGCGCAAGTCCGAGGTGATCCGGCGCAGCGTGGACCGGCTCACCCGGCTGGTGGCGAGCCTGCTCGACCTCTCGCGCATCAACGCGGGCCGGCTGGAGCTGGAGCTCGAGCCGGTGGACCTCGCCGAGGTGGCGCGCGACGTGGTGGCGCGGTTCGAGGAGGAGGCCTCGCGGGCGGCGTGCCCGCTCTCGCTGGAGGCGCCCGAGCCGGTGGTGGGGCGCTGGGACCGGGTGCGGCTCGACCAGGTGCTCACCAACCTGCTCGGGAACGCGGTGAAGTACGGGCCGGGCCGCCCGGTCGAGGTGCGCGTGCGGACCGACGGAGACCGGGCGCTGCTCTCGGTCCGCGACCACGGCATCGGCATCTCCGCCGCCGACCAGCGGCGCATCTTCGAGCGGTTCGAGCGCGCGGTGTCGCGCCGCCACTACGGCGGGTTCGGACTGGGGCTGTGGATCGTGCGGGAGATCGTCGAGGTGCTGGGCGGGACCGTCCGCGTCGAGAGCACGCCCGGCGCCGGCTCGACCTTCACCGTGACGCTGTCGCGCGCGCCCGAGGCCGCCGCGACGCACCGGGCCGGCGCCGCCACCACCAGCCCGCCCCCCACCGCCTGA
- a CDS encoding 6-phosphofructokinase: protein MTKKRVGILTGGGDVPGLNSVIKSVVYRGAEHDIEVVGIRRGWEGLTHLDLTDSASKARYVWPLDRENTRTIDRTGGTILHSSRTNPAKMKKLPPHLQGTSFPTSTSTKGGTATTTFDVSKQVLANLEALGLDYLLAIGGDDTLSYAARLHDLGFKVIAIPKTMDNDVRNTEYCIGFSTAITRAMDAIERQRTTVGSHERIGVFRVFGRDAGFTSLYTAYVTSIRCLIPEHKPKIEHVVDLLVTDKRDNPSGYALIVLSEGAQWEGYAVQEYGDPDAFGHRKKASVGESLSDEIKRRTGEETIVSDLTYDLRSGDPDFIDKLIAYTFGTMAFDAVLEGKSGLMSALVDGRYDLVPIPDPKLGPRKVDVASMYNTDRLRPIYANKRGLPVFLNKI from the coding sequence ATGACCAAGAAGCGCGTCGGCATCCTCACCGGCGGCGGCGACGTCCCCGGCCTGAACAGCGTCATCAAGAGCGTCGTGTACCGCGGCGCCGAGCACGACATCGAGGTCGTGGGCATCCGGCGCGGGTGGGAGGGGCTCACCCACCTCGACCTCACCGACTCCGCCAGCAAGGCGCGCTACGTCTGGCCGCTCGATCGCGAGAACACCCGCACCATCGACCGGACCGGCGGCACCATCCTCCACTCCTCGCGGACGAATCCCGCGAAGATGAAGAAGCTGCCGCCGCACCTGCAGGGGACGTCGTTCCCGACCTCGACCAGCACCAAGGGCGGGACGGCCACCACCACCTTCGACGTCTCGAAGCAGGTGCTCGCCAACCTGGAGGCGCTCGGGCTCGACTACCTGCTCGCCATCGGCGGCGACGACACGCTGTCCTACGCGGCCAGGCTCCACGACCTCGGGTTCAAGGTCATCGCGATCCCGAAGACCATGGACAACGACGTCCGGAACACCGAGTACTGCATCGGGTTCTCGACCGCGATCACCCGCGCCATGGACGCGATCGAGCGCCAGCGCACCACGGTCGGCTCGCACGAGCGCATCGGCGTGTTCCGGGTGTTCGGCCGGGACGCGGGGTTCACCTCGCTCTACACCGCCTACGTCACCTCGATCCGCTGCCTCATCCCCGAGCACAAGCCGAAGATCGAGCACGTGGTGGACCTGCTGGTCACCGACAAGCGCGACAACCCCTCGGGCTACGCGCTCATCGTGCTCTCCGAGGGCGCGCAGTGGGAGGGCTACGCGGTGCAGGAGTACGGCGACCCCGACGCGTTCGGCCACCGCAAGAAGGCCAGCGTGGGCGAGTCGCTCTCCGACGAGATCAAGCGGCGCACCGGCGAGGAAACGATCGTCTCCGACCTGACCTACGACCTGCGCTCGGGCGATCCCGACTTCATCGACAAGCTCATCGCGTACACCTTCGGCACCATGGCGTTCGACGCGGTGCTGGAGGGCAAGAGCGGCCTCATGTCGGCGCTGGTCGACGGGCGCTACGACCTCGTCCCCATCCCCGACCCGAAGCTCGGGCCCCGCAAGGTGGACGTGGCGAGCATGTACAACACCGACCGCCTGCGCCCGATCTACGCGAACAAGCGCGGGCTGCCGGTGTTCCTCAACAAGATCTGA
- a CDS encoding 4Fe-4S dicluster domain-containing protein has translation MSKATLIDTTYCIGCRSCQSTCKQWNDLPAEQTVLLGGDKGLQNPNTLTSSTFAVVTFDEVEDASAPGGLRYVSTKRQCMHCEEPACAAACPVTALHKTESGAVAYDASKCIGCRYCMWACPFGVPTAEWDSLAPKIQKCDMCVGRQTAAVPVERNGVALTAEERTHLAAAYAIPACVKQCPAGALKYGDRDELLKEAHARIAASPSKYVDHVYGEHEVGGTNMLYLSPVPFEKLGFPMDLGTDPLPRRSAVALGAVPPAVIGVGAALGGVYALSKRKQEVKAKEGKAHEHHPEFAPVKQPFWTTANKLLAAVMAWGAISFVARFALGLGGSTNLSDTYAWGLWIVFDLVWIAVAAGAFATAGLIYVLQRKDLYSIGRSAVLMGLLSYSFVTVTLLADLGLPWHFWRLGTEAPHHSAMFEVSWCVGLYVTVLAFEFMPVPFERWGMKKAMDAWKRWSPWYVVGAVTLFVYLMSRNVLIAAGAAAVFSVLAYAFRTRPGEKPVPILLAIAAVTLSTMHQSSLGSLFLLMPDKLDHAWWSPVMPVYFFLSSVAAGLGLMVLVELWIAKAFKRQVRVAQLAALGKVAFWALAVYEAFRLGDLAVRGQLGHAFTGPKAGLFLVEVLLGGLLPLVLLGAAKLRERPAVLGLASALATGGIVLNRMSVVVFAMNLKGAMPQDSAQPYLPSAVEWGVSLGLIAATIFLFGLAVRHMPVLPKEEPAQAANEPNAEQASA, from the coding sequence ATGAGCAAGGCCACGTTGATCGACACGACGTACTGCATCGGGTGCCGCTCCTGCCAGAGCACCTGCAAGCAATGGAACGACCTCCCCGCCGAGCAGACCGTCCTGCTCGGCGGTGACAAGGGGCTCCAGAACCCCAACACGCTGACCTCCAGCACGTTCGCGGTGGTCACGTTCGACGAGGTGGAGGACGCGAGCGCGCCGGGCGGGCTCCGGTACGTCTCCACCAAGCGCCAGTGCATGCACTGCGAGGAGCCGGCCTGCGCGGCCGCCTGCCCGGTGACGGCGCTGCACAAGACCGAGTCGGGCGCGGTCGCCTACGACGCCTCGAAGTGCATCGGCTGCCGCTACTGCATGTGGGCCTGCCCGTTCGGCGTGCCCACCGCGGAGTGGGACTCGCTCGCGCCGAAGATCCAGAAGTGCGACATGTGCGTGGGCCGCCAGACGGCGGCCGTGCCCGTGGAGCGCAACGGCGTCGCGCTCACCGCCGAGGAGCGCACCCACCTCGCCGCGGCGTACGCGATCCCCGCCTGCGTGAAGCAGTGCCCGGCCGGCGCGCTGAAGTACGGCGACCGGGACGAGCTGCTGAAGGAGGCGCACGCGCGCATCGCCGCCAGCCCGTCCAAGTACGTGGACCACGTCTACGGCGAGCACGAGGTGGGCGGGACCAACATGCTGTACCTGTCGCCGGTCCCGTTCGAGAAGCTCGGGTTCCCCATGGACCTCGGCACCGATCCGCTCCCGCGCCGCAGCGCGGTGGCGCTCGGGGCGGTCCCGCCCGCGGTCATCGGGGTGGGCGCGGCGCTCGGCGGCGTGTACGCGCTGTCGAAGCGCAAGCAGGAGGTGAAGGCGAAGGAGGGGAAGGCGCACGAGCACCACCCCGAGTTCGCCCCGGTGAAGCAGCCGTTCTGGACCACCGCGAACAAGCTGCTCGCGGCGGTGATGGCCTGGGGCGCGATCTCCTTCGTGGCCCGGTTCGCCCTCGGCCTGGGCGGCTCCACCAACCTGAGCGACACCTACGCCTGGGGCCTCTGGATCGTCTTCGACCTGGTGTGGATCGCGGTCGCGGCCGGCGCGTTCGCCACCGCGGGCCTCATCTACGTGCTCCAGCGGAAGGACCTGTACTCCATCGGACGGTCCGCCGTACTGATGGGCCTGCTGTCCTACTCCTTCGTCACGGTGACGCTGCTCGCCGACCTCGGCCTGCCGTGGCACTTCTGGCGCCTCGGCACCGAGGCCCCGCACCACTCGGCCATGTTCGAGGTCTCCTGGTGCGTCGGCCTGTACGTGACGGTCCTCGCGTTCGAGTTCATGCCGGTGCCGTTCGAGCGCTGGGGCATGAAGAAGGCGATGGACGCCTGGAAGCGCTGGTCGCCCTGGTACGTGGTGGGCGCGGTGACGCTGTTCGTCTACCTGATGTCCCGCAACGTGCTGATCGCCGCCGGCGCGGCGGCGGTGTTCTCGGTCCTGGCGTACGCGTTCCGCACGCGCCCGGGCGAGAAGCCGGTGCCCATCCTGCTCGCCATCGCGGCGGTGACGCTGTCCACCATGCACCAGAGCTCGCTGGGCTCGCTGTTCCTGCTCATGCCCGACAAGCTCGACCACGCCTGGTGGTCGCCGGTCATGCCGGTCTACTTCTTCCTCTCGTCCGTCGCGGCTGGTCTGGGCCTGATGGTGCTGGTGGAGCTGTGGATCGCGAAGGCGTTCAAGCGGCAGGTCCGCGTGGCGCAGCTCGCCGCGCTGGGCAAGGTGGCGTTCTGGGCCCTCGCGGTGTACGAGGCGTTCCGCCTGGGCGACCTGGCCGTCCGCGGCCAGCTCGGGCACGCGTTCACCGGCCCGAAGGCCGGCCTGTTCCTGGTCGAGGTGCTGCTGGGCGGCCTGCTCCCGCTCGTGCTCCTCGGCGCGGCGAAGCTCCGTGAGCGCCCGGCTGTCCTGGGCCTGGCGTCGGCCCTCGCGACCGGCGGCATCGTGCTGAACCGCATGAGCGTGGTGGTGTTCGCGATGAACCTGAAGGGCGCCATGCCCCAGGACTCGGCGCAGCCGTACCTGCCGAGCGCGGTCGAGTGGGGCGTCTCGCTCGGCCTCATCGCGGCGACCATCTTCCTGTTCGGCCTCGCCGTCCGTCACATGCCGGTGCTGCCGAAGGAGGAGCCCGCCCAGGCGGCGAACGAGCCGAACGCAGAGCAGGCCAGCGCGTAA
- a CDS encoding DNA-formamidopyrimidine glycosylase family protein, with translation MPEGDTLARAARALHRALAGKPVVRFETVLPRLARVAADAPVVGRTVERAEAVGKHLLLHLSGGLVLRTHLRMNGSWHLYRPGAPWRRPASAMRVLLEVPDAVAVAFDLPVAEWLRAADLGRHRALSRLGPDLLSPAFDAAEAERRLRARGGLAVADALVDQAALAGAGNELKSEILFVAGVSPFRRVEDLDDGELRAVIATARRLIGENVPPPGPGGVETWRGGRRTTRRMNPRERTWVYGRGGRPCRRCGAPIAFARQGPHAQGTWWCPRCQPGPA, from the coding sequence ATGCCGGAGGGCGACACGCTGGCCCGGGCCGCGCGCGCCCTGCACCGCGCGCTCGCCGGCAAGCCGGTGGTCCGCTTCGAGACCGTGCTGCCCCGGCTGGCACGCGTGGCCGCCGACGCGCCGGTGGTCGGCCGGACCGTGGAGCGGGCCGAGGCCGTCGGCAAGCACCTGCTCCTCCACCTCTCCGGCGGCCTGGTGCTCCGCACGCACTTGCGCATGAACGGGAGCTGGCACCTGTACCGGCCCGGCGCCCCCTGGCGGCGCCCGGCCTCGGCGATGCGCGTGCTGCTGGAGGTGCCGGACGCGGTGGCGGTGGCGTTCGATCTCCCGGTCGCGGAGTGGCTCCGCGCGGCGGACCTGGGGCGCCACCGGGCCCTGTCACGCCTCGGGCCCGACCTGCTCTCCCCCGCGTTCGACGCGGCCGAGGCGGAGCGGCGGCTGCGGGCGCGCGGGGGGCTCGCGGTGGCGGACGCGCTGGTGGACCAGGCGGCGCTCGCCGGCGCCGGGAACGAGCTCAAGTCGGAGATCCTGTTCGTGGCCGGGGTGAGCCCGTTCCGGCGGGTCGAGGACCTCGACGACGGCGAGCTCCGGGCGGTGATCGCGACGGCGCGGCGGCTGATCGGCGAGAACGTGCCGCCGCCCGGGCCGGGTGGGGTGGAGACCTGGCGCGGCGGACGGCGCACCACCCGCCGCATGAACCCGCGGGAGCGGACCTGGGTGTACGGCCGGGGCGGGCGCCCGTGCCGCCGGTGCGGCGCGCCCATCGCGTTCGCGCGCCAGGGCCCGCACGCCCAGGGCACCTGGTGGTGTCCGCGGTGCCAGCCGGGGCCGGCGTAG
- the fdnG gene encoding formate dehydrogenase-N subunit alpha gives MTLSRRNWLKIAAGGTAGLALADLGFGPGEARAATGALKLKGTKEFTTACNFCSCGCGMVAHVKDGQLVNLEGDPDHAINFGALCTKGAAMKATHDSPQRVKVPMYRAPGSDRWEELSWEQAYEKLARKLKEVRDASWTATEQDGDTEYPVNRTDAIALMGGAQNTNEECYLFNKMGRLLGTSYVEHQARLUHSPTVPSLGASFGRGAMTNGWADLQNAKVFLIEGSNAAENHVMAMKWIRKAQEKGAKIIHVDPRFNRTSSVADVFARIRPGSDIAFLSAVINHVLQKRLYDEAYVKLHTNALLVSKDEFGFDEGVFSGYDHEKHKYDNASWGYELDAARKPVKAKDLDDPRCVFSKLKRHFARYTPEVAEQISGVPAKQVVEIAELYANNRPGTILYALGMTQHTVGIQNIRCYGILQMLLGNIGVAGGGVNALRGEPNVQGACDMSVLHGYMFGYLNYPEHVHRTFKDWTKANGSFRAKMTANGLKAWFGENATPENEFGWAWLPKKSAKKDYSLYGILDAAYAGQVKVLWALGQNPMVTNPNLSYVHDALSKLDMLVVQELWETETAAFWQRPGTDPKAIQTEVLLLPAAYFMEKEGTITGSGRMVQWRHEAVKPPGQAKTDLEIIDAVYRKVRDLYAGSADPKDAPLAKAAWDYRAESRAEDVLKEINGRVHRDVTLPDGKVLKAGDFVGGIGQLQADGSTSSGVWLYAGVFAGGKNLSKRRDSSDKSGIGFYKDFAWSWPGNMKILYNRASCDANGKPWPGTIPIIAWDETEKKWKGKDTPDVPDATKGPDTPEGQRAFRMNAEGLGRLMAAPYKSFKEAKDELPIDSSYVPKDGPFPEHYEPVESPVANVMHPKVQTNPCLKYPRVKAKQPIGASKDFPYVLMTSSIAEHWCAGSTTRNVPWLNELFPEPVIELPEKLAAKLAIRSGDKVKVTSARGNVTVKAVVTKRMQVMTIAGQEVPVVWMPYNWGFKGLSTGPSTNYLTIDAVDPGAGTQETKACLVDVARVEEAVASR, from the coding sequence ATGACCCTGAGCAGAAGAAATTGGTTGAAGATTGCAGCCGGGGGCACGGCCGGGCTGGCGCTCGCCGACCTGGGCTTCGGCCCGGGTGAGGCGCGGGCCGCCACCGGCGCCCTGAAGCTGAAGGGCACCAAGGAGTTCACCACCGCCTGCAACTTCTGCTCGTGCGGCTGCGGCATGGTCGCCCACGTCAAGGACGGGCAGCTGGTCAACCTCGAGGGCGATCCGGACCACGCCATCAACTTCGGCGCGCTCTGCACCAAGGGCGCGGCCATGAAGGCCACGCACGACTCGCCGCAGCGGGTGAAGGTCCCGATGTACCGCGCGCCGGGCTCCGACCGCTGGGAGGAGCTCTCCTGGGAGCAGGCGTACGAGAAGCTCGCCCGGAAGCTCAAGGAGGTCCGCGACGCGAGCTGGACCGCCACCGAGCAGGACGGCGACACCGAGTACCCGGTCAACCGGACCGACGCGATCGCGCTCATGGGCGGCGCCCAGAACACGAACGAGGAGTGCTACCTCTTCAACAAGATGGGCCGTCTCCTCGGGACGAGCTACGTCGAGCACCAGGCCAGGCTTTGACACAGCCCCACCGTCCCCAGTCTGGGGGCATCGTTCGGCCGTGGCGCGATGACGAATGGTTGGGCTGACCTGCAGAACGCCAAGGTCTTCCTGATCGAGGGATCCAACGCCGCCGAGAACCACGTGATGGCGATGAAGTGGATCCGCAAGGCGCAGGAGAAGGGCGCCAAGATCATCCACGTCGATCCGCGCTTCAACCGCACCTCCTCGGTCGCCGACGTGTTCGCGCGCATCCGTCCGGGCTCGGACATCGCGTTCCTGTCGGCCGTCATCAACCACGTGCTGCAGAAGCGCCTCTACGACGAGGCGTACGTGAAGCTGCACACGAACGCGCTGCTCGTCTCGAAGGACGAGTTCGGCTTCGACGAGGGCGTGTTCTCGGGCTACGACCACGAGAAGCACAAGTACGACAACGCCTCGTGGGGCTACGAGCTCGACGCCGCGCGCAAGCCGGTCAAGGCGAAGGACCTCGACGACCCGCGCTGCGTGTTCTCGAAGCTGAAGCGGCACTTCGCGCGCTACACGCCGGAGGTGGCGGAGCAGATCTCGGGCGTGCCGGCGAAGCAGGTGGTCGAGATCGCGGAGCTGTACGCGAACAACCGCCCCGGCACGATCCTGTACGCGCTCGGGATGACCCAGCACACGGTGGGCATCCAGAACATCCGCTGCTACGGCATCCTGCAGATGCTGCTCGGCAACATCGGCGTGGCGGGCGGCGGCGTGAACGCGCTGCGCGGCGAGCCGAACGTGCAGGGCGCCTGCGACATGTCCGTGCTGCACGGCTACATGTTCGGCTACCTGAACTACCCCGAGCACGTCCACAGGACGTTCAAGGACTGGACGAAGGCCAACGGCAGCTTCCGCGCGAAGATGACCGCGAACGGCCTGAAGGCGTGGTTCGGCGAGAACGCCACCCCCGAGAACGAGTTCGGCTGGGCCTGGCTGCCGAAGAAGAGCGCCAAGAAGGACTACTCGCTGTACGGCATCCTCGACGCCGCCTACGCCGGGCAGGTGAAGGTGCTGTGGGCCCTCGGGCAGAACCCGATGGTCACGAACCCGAACCTCTCCTACGTGCACGACGCGCTGTCGAAGCTCGACATGCTGGTGGTGCAGGAGCTGTGGGAGACCGAGACCGCCGCGTTCTGGCAGCGCCCGGGCACCGACCCGAAGGCGATCCAGACCGAGGTGCTGCTGCTGCCGGCCGCGTACTTCATGGAGAAGGAGGGCACCATCACCGGCTCGGGCCGCATGGTGCAGTGGCGCCACGAGGCGGTGAAGCCGCCCGGGCAGGCCAAGACCGACCTCGAGATCATCGACGCGGTCTACCGCAAGGTCCGCGACCTGTACGCCGGGTCGGCGGATCCCAAGGACGCGCCGCTCGCCAAGGCGGCCTGGGACTACCGTGCCGAGAGCCGCGCCGAGGACGTGCTGAAGGAGATCAACGGCCGCGTGCACCGCGACGTGACGCTCCCCGACGGCAAGGTGCTGAAGGCGGGTGACTTCGTGGGCGGCATCGGCCAGCTGCAGGCCGACGGCTCCACCTCGTCGGGCGTCTGGCTGTACGCGGGCGTCTTCGCCGGCGGGAAGAACCTGTCGAAGCGTCGCGACAGCTCGGACAAGTCCGGCATCGGCTTCTACAAGGACTTCGCCTGGTCGTGGCCGGGCAACATGAAGATCCTCTACAACCGCGCCTCCTGCGACGCGAACGGCAAGCCCTGGCCCGGGACCATCCCGATCATCGCCTGGGACGAGACCGAGAAGAAGTGGAAGGGCAAGGACACGCCGGACGTGCCGGACGCCACCAAGGGCCCGGACACGCCGGAGGGCCAGCGCGCGTTCCGCATGAACGCCGAGGGCCTGGGGCGGCTCATGGCCGCGCCGTACAAGTCCTTCAAGGAGGCGAAGGACGAGCTGCCGATCGACAGCTCCTACGTGCCGAAGGACGGTCCTTTCCCCGAGCACTACGAGCCGGTCGAGAGCCCGGTCGCGAACGTCATGCACCCGAAGGTGCAGACGAACCCGTGCCTCAAGTACCCGCGGGTCAAGGCCAAGCAGCCCATCGGCGCGTCGAAGGACTTCCCGTACGTGCTCATGACCTCGTCCATCGCGGAGCACTGGTGCGCCGGGTCCACCACGCGCAACGTGCCGTGGCTGAACGAGCTGTTCCCGGAGCCGGTGATCGAGCTGCCGGAGAAGCTGGCCGCGAAGCTCGCGATCCGGTCGGGCGACAAGGTGAAGGTGACCTCGGCGCGCGGGAACGTGACGGTGAAGGCCGTCGTCACCAAGCGCATGCAGGTCATGACGATCGCCGGCCAGGAGGTGCCGGTGGTGTGGATGCCCTACAACTGGGGGTTCAAGGGCCTCAGCACCGGTCCGAGCACCAACTACCTGACCATCGACGCGGTGGACCCGGGAGCCGGCACCCAGGAGACGAAGGCGTGCCTCGTCGACGTCGCTCGCGTGGAGGAGGCCGTCGCCTCGCGGTAG
- a CDS encoding formate dehydrogenase accessory protein FdhE gives MDTELQDWLRTHPYLSRIADVQGRVEDAAARAEAAPPPAPEQWEAYRAEYGRGVALLRAEQGRPDVAAHGAAALEQVIAALDAAPLPDAVAAGVRELKERFAGRPADLRGAVAWVLDGEHAEAPAQPGLLRYLGWSALRRVLAPTVAAFQAWRDEDGWMHAHCPTCAARPVVAQLVPAAAGRERRLACGCCGTRWKFRRIGCPYCGNATAEKIDVFEVEGEDGLRLDVCQGCNGYLKTVAREGAPDLLLADWTTLQLDALARERGYKRLGTSLYEL, from the coding sequence ATGGACACGGAACTCCAGGACTGGCTGCGCACCCACCCCTACCTCTCACGGATCGCCGACGTCCAGGGGAGGGTCGAGGACGCCGCGGCGCGCGCCGAGGCGGCCCCCCCGCCCGCGCCGGAGCAGTGGGAGGCCTACCGCGCCGAGTACGGACGCGGGGTCGCGCTCCTGCGCGCCGAGCAGGGCCGGCCGGACGTCGCCGCGCACGGCGCCGCCGCGCTCGAGCAGGTGATCGCCGCGCTGGACGCCGCGCCGCTGCCCGACGCCGTCGCGGCCGGCGTGCGCGAGCTGAAGGAGCGCTTTGCCGGCCGGCCCGCGGATCTGCGCGGCGCCGTCGCCTGGGTGCTCGACGGCGAGCACGCCGAGGCGCCGGCGCAGCCGGGCCTCCTCCGCTACCTGGGCTGGAGCGCGCTGCGGCGCGTGCTCGCGCCCACCGTGGCCGCGTTCCAGGCCTGGCGCGACGAGGACGGGTGGATGCACGCGCACTGCCCCACCTGCGCGGCGCGCCCGGTGGTGGCGCAGCTCGTCCCGGCGGCGGCCGGCCGCGAGCGCCGCCTCGCCTGCGGCTGCTGCGGGACGCGCTGGAAGTTCCGCCGCATCGGCTGCCCGTACTGCGGCAACGCCACCGCCGAGAAGATCGACGTCTTCGAGGTGGAGGGTGAGGACGGCCTGCGCCTCGACGTGTGCCAGGGGTGCAACGGGTACCTCAAGACGGTGGCCCGGGAGGGCGCGCCGGACCTGCTGCTCGCCGACTGGACCACGCTCCAGCTCGACGCGCTCGCCCGCGAGCGCGGCTACAAGCGGCTCGGGACGTCGCTGTACGAGCTGTAG